The following proteins come from a genomic window of Microtus ochrogaster isolate Prairie Vole_2 unplaced genomic scaffold, MicOch1.0 UNK705, whole genome shotgun sequence:
- the LOC101984287 gene encoding alpha-adducin-like, translated as AFCEELESMIQEQFKKGKNPTGLLALQQIADFMTANVPNVYPAAPQGGMAALNMSLGMVTPVNDLRGSDSIAYDKGEKLLRCKLAAFYRLADLFGWSQLIYNHITVSTPDLCPSG; from the exons GCCTTCTGTGAAGAACTGGAATCTATGATCCAAGAGCAGTTTAAGAAGGGGAAGAATCCCACAGGCCTGTTGGCATTGCAGCAGATTGCAGACTTTATGACCGCAAATGTACCAAATGTCTACCCAGCAGCTCCACAAGGAGGAATGGCTGCCTTGAACATGA GTCTTGGTATGGTCACCCCTGTGAATGACCTCAGAGGCTCTGACTCCATTGCGTATGACAAAGGGGAGAAGCTGCTGCGCTGTAAACTGGCAGCGTTTTACAGACTGGCAGACCTCTTCGGGTGGTCTCAGCTGATCTACAACCACATCACAGTGAGTACTCCAGACCTGTGCCCGAGTGG